The following DNA comes from Frankia casuarinae.
ACACCCTCATCGTCATCCCGAACGACCGTCTGCTGGCGATGACGGACCGGGACATCAGCGTTCTCGACGCCTTCCGCAGCGCCGACCAGGTGTTGCTCTCCGGTGTCCAGGGCATCACTGACCTGATCACCACGCCCGGCCTGATCAACCTGGACTTCGCCGACGTCAAGACGGTCATGTCCCATGCCGGCAGCGCCCTGATGGGCATCGGACGGGCCCGCGGCGACGACCGGGCCACCGTCGCCGCCGAACAGGCCATCGCGTCCCCCCTGCTCGAGGCGAGCATGGACGGGGCTCAGGGGGTGCTGCTCAACATCTCGGGTGGGTCGGACCTCGGCCTGTTCGAGATCAACGCGGCCGCCGAGCTGGTCGCCGACGCGGCCCACCCGGAAGCGAACATCATCTTCGGTGCGGTCATCGACGACGCACTCGGGGACGAGGTGCGGGTGACGGTCATCGCCGCCGGCTTCGACACCGTCCAGGACCGGCGGACCCGCACCCTCAACGCGGCGGGGCAGCGGCGCCCGCCGGGGCCGGCCGGCGGGTCGGCTGCCGGGCCGCCGACGGTGGCCGCCCCGGCCACCTCGCCCGCGACAACGATCCTGCCGCCGCTGCCGACGATCTCCACAGTCCCGTCTCGGACGCCGCCCGCCGCCCCCGCCACCCCCGCCGCGCCCCCGCCCGTCGCGCCGGTCCCGCCGCCCACACCGAGCTACCTGCAGGCACCCCCGCCGCCGATCGCGCCGTCGAACGTCGGTCATTACCACCCGGAACCGCTGCCGGGGGCGCCGGCCTCGAACGAACCCGCTGCGGCCGCCACGGCCGAATCGACCGTGATCCCGACGATCGAGTCTCGCCTCGCCCCGCCGAACCGTGAACCGGTGGAGCCGCCGGTCGATCAGGCCTATGGTCAGCACCGCCCGGAGCCGCCGCGCACTGCTCCCCGGCCGACCTACCCGCCTCGCCGGCCGGTGCGGCCGGTGGCCGACGACGACGAGTTGGACGTGCCGGACTTCCTCAAGTAGCCGGTGCCAGGCAGACTTCCGGCATGCCGGTTCTCGTCACCTCGCGCTCGGGCGGGGTCAGCGACCCGCCGTTCGAGGGACTCAATCTGGGCGACCACGTCGGGGATGCCGACGAGGCCGTCGCCGTCAACCGACGCCGGCTCGTCGACCGGCTGCGGATGCCGGTCCAGTACATGCGGCAGGTGCATGGGAGGCAGGTCGCCGTGTTGCGTCGGCACGGGCCGCCTCCACAGGCGGACGCGCTGGTGACCGATGTCCCCGGCCTCGTGCTCGCCGTGATGGTTGCCGACTGCGCACCGGTGCTGTTCGAGGCCCCCGCGGTGGTGGGAGTGGCGCACGCCGGCCGGGTTGGGATGGCCAGTGGCGTGATACACGCCACTCTTGGGGCCCTCGAGCGGCTCGGCGCCG
Coding sequences within:
- the pgeF gene encoding peptidoglycan editing factor PgeF; protein product: MPVLVTSRSGGVSDPPFEGLNLGDHVGDADEAVAVNRRRLVDRLRMPVQYMRQVHGRQVAVLRRHGPPPQADALVTDVPGLVLAVMVADCAPVLFEAPAVVGVAHAGRVGMASGVIHATLGALERLGAARDELRVTIGPCICAGCYEVPEDLRCEVDTQVPGSAATTRVGTAAIDLRAGIRRQLAAAGVTDITISARCTAEDPELYSYRREGRTGRFAGLAWLGPTP
- the ftsZ gene encoding cell division protein FtsZ — translated: MAAPQNYLAVIKVVGIGGGGVNAVNRMIEVGLKGVEFIAINTDAQALLMSDADVKLDVGRELTRGLGAGADPEVGRQAAEDHREEIEEVLKGADMVFVTAGEGGGTGTGGAPVVANVARSLGALTIGVVTRPFTFEGRRRATQADTGIDTLRNEVDTLIVIPNDRLLAMTDRDISVLDAFRSADQVLLSGVQGITDLITTPGLINLDFADVKTVMSHAGSALMGIGRARGDDRATVAAEQAIASPLLEASMDGAQGVLLNISGGSDLGLFEINAAAELVADAAHPEANIIFGAVIDDALGDEVRVTVIAAGFDTVQDRRTRTLNAAGQRRPPGPAGGSAAGPPTVAAPATSPATTILPPLPTISTVPSRTPPAAPATPAAPPPVAPVPPPTPSYLQAPPPPIAPSNVGHYHPEPLPGAPASNEPAAAATAESTVIPTIESRLAPPNREPVEPPVDQAYGQHRPEPPRTAPRPTYPPRRPVRPVADDDELDVPDFLK